In Methanobacteriaceae archaeon, the following proteins share a genomic window:
- a CDS encoding ABC transporter substrate-binding protein, which produces MNKKSPVILIISIILIASGVVWLFFDTNQSIGIDIQQVTDMLGRNVDIPSETNKVASISASTTVELFMLAPEKMIGWNEKRTRAENIYMKSTYSSLPVIGGGKKDANYENIISMNPDIVLIGHGGTVDQVDQIQSKFGSIPTLDIEGDNNLTSITPSLEFLGKVIGKQEQSDKLISFYNDMTKEVNSTVSTIPESERKKVYYARDSTGLMTNPPGSTHTQLIEICGGKNVVEAPLTKGSVGVSMELILQWNPDIIITSNQHFYDNIYSNSLWADVKAVKEKQVYMVPTSPFNWFEGPPGANTIIGIPWTAKILYPDKFQDMDLKKITKEFYNEYYHYNLTDQEATNILSSSGLKNT; this is translated from the coding sequence TTGAATAAAAAATCCCCTGTAATTCTAATAATATCCATTATTCTCATAGCCAGCGGAGTAGTATGGCTATTTTTTGACACCAACCAATCCATTGGCATTGATATCCAGCAAGTTACAGATATGCTGGGCCGTAATGTAGATATTCCATCTGAAACCAATAAAGTCGCTTCTATTTCAGCATCCACCACTGTAGAGCTTTTTATGCTGGCTCCAGAAAAGATGATTGGATGGAATGAAAAAAGAACCCGTGCAGAAAATATTTACATGAAATCAACTTATTCCAGCCTTCCGGTTATTGGAGGAGGTAAAAAAGATGCTAATTACGAAAATATAATCTCCATGAATCCAGACATAGTCTTGATAGGGCATGGGGGAACTGTAGACCAGGTGGATCAAATTCAAAGTAAGTTTGGGAGCATACCTACCCTGGATATTGAAGGAGACAACAATTTAACCAGCATCACACCTTCACTGGAGTTTTTAGGAAAAGTAATCGGCAAACAGGAACAATCTGACAAGTTAATTAGCTTCTACAATGACATGACCAAGGAAGTAAATTCCACTGTATCCACCATTCCAGAAAGTGAAAGGAAAAAAGTGTACTATGCACGGGATTCCACCGGACTAATGACCAATCCTCCTGGTTCTACCCATACTCAGCTTATTGAAATTTGCGGGGGAAAAAATGTGGTGGAAGCTCCTTTAACAAAAGGTAGTGTAGGAGTTTCCATGGAATTAATACTACAGTGGAACCCGGACATTATAATCACCAGTAATCAACATTTCTATGATAATATTTATTCTAACTCATTATGGGCCGATGTTAAAGCAGTGAAAGAAAAACAAGTGTATATGGTCCCCACATCACCATTTAACTGGTTTGAAGGACCTCCTGGTGCCAATACCATAATAGGTATACCCTGGACCGCTAAAATCTTATATCCAGATAAATTCCAGGACATGGATCTTAAAAAAATAACCAAAGAATTCTACAACGAATATTACCATTACAACCTAACTGACCAGGAAGCAACCAATATATTAAGCTCTTCTGGTTTGAAAAATACTTGA
- a CDS encoding ABC transporter ATP-binding protein — protein MSILRPATIADRPNSDILKNCLMQVSDASFSYDGQHNIFENINFSVKKGDVFCILGPNGTGKTTLIKCINGLMKLSSGKILFNEKNIYSLNKTEIAKNIGYIPQIHNSTFPFSVLDVVLMGRSPHLDMFASPGEKDIKIAEESLKTLKITHMRDVSYTEISGGEQQLVFLARILTQKPSILLLDEPTSHLDFGNQMRTLNIIEKLAKNGLSIVMSSHFPDQAFISANKVALMKGKSFIDIGSPEEVITKENMEEIYNIKVKIVDIEHRKACIPLKVNGE, from the coding sequence ATGAGTATTTTAAGGCCCGCCACTATTGCTGATAGGCCGAATTCAGACATTTTAAAAAATTGCTTGATGCAGGTATCTGATGCCAGTTTCTCCTATGACGGCCAACACAATATATTTGAAAATATTAATTTTTCAGTGAAAAAGGGAGACGTTTTTTGCATACTAGGACCCAATGGTACAGGTAAAACTACATTAATCAAATGTATTAATGGTCTGATGAAATTAAGCTCTGGAAAAATTTTATTTAATGAAAAAAATATTTATTCTCTTAATAAAACAGAAATAGCTAAAAATATCGGTTATATACCTCAAATACACAATTCAACATTTCCATTTTCCGTTCTAGACGTGGTTCTCATGGGCCGGTCCCCTCACCTGGATATGTTTGCTTCCCCTGGAGAAAAAGATATTAAAATTGCGGAAGAATCCTTGAAAACTCTCAAAATTACCCACATGCGAGATGTATCATACACAGAAATAAGTGGGGGAGAACAGCAACTGGTATTTCTGGCCCGCATATTAACTCAAAAACCCAGTATTCTTTTACTTGATGAACCAACATCGCACCTTGATTTTGGAAATCAAATGAGAACACTCAATATAATAGAAAAATTGGCCAAAAATGGACTTTCCATAGTAATGTCATCCCATTTTCCTGATCAGGCCTTCATTTCCGCCAATAAAGTAGCTTTAATGAAAGGAAAAAGCTTTATTGATATAGGTTCTCCTGAAGAAGTAATCACCAAAGAGAATATGGAAGAAATATACAATATAAAGGTAAAAATAGTTGATATAGAACACAGAAAGGCCTGTATCCCATTAAAAGTGAATGGGGAATGA
- a CDS encoding NifB/NifX family molybdenum-iron cluster-binding protein: MGENIRIAIASSDGKTVNMHFGDVSHFLIFEVEGNQVNFMELREKEKKPLQEHSDRWMQSLDIITDCKAILCSRMGQKPASKLEEEGIIPLQFSGTIAEAIKYYLKENELEMIRD, encoded by the coding sequence ATGGGTGAGAATATTCGAATTGCGATAGCTTCCAGTGATGGTAAAACTGTAAATATGCATTTTGGAGATGTTTCGCACTTTCTCATATTTGAAGTGGAAGGAAATCAGGTTAATTTCATGGAACTAAGAGAAAAAGAAAAAAAACCACTCCAAGAGCATTCAGACCGGTGGATGCAATCTCTGGATATTATAACAGATTGTAAGGCCATTTTATGCAGCAGAATGGGCCAAAAACCAGCTTCAAAACTTGAAGAAGAAGGTATAATTCCATTACAATTCTCTGGGACTATTGCGGAGGCTATAAAATACTACTTAAAGGAAAATGAATTAGAGATGATTAGAGATTAA
- a CDS encoding iron ABC transporter permease: MNNSLVKKLSVTSLLVIPLIILFFISFLIGRYPISPSEVLMALAAKTTLVNYNIPPSVEVVIFQIRLPRIMAAMMVGAALSIAGASFQGMFKNPLVSPDKLGVSAGAGFGAALAILFVAGPFMVQFSAFMGGLLAVGLTYMISQTFKGTSMLTLVLCGIAIAALFSAFISMIKYVADPYEQLPTIVFWLMGSLSAVTNQDILMVTPPMVVGSGILLLIRWRINVLSMGEDEAQTLGVDTKKLHIIIITCCTIVTAAAVSISGIIGWIGLVIPHITRMIVGPDHKVLLPASIFMGAFFLLLIDDVARTITTVEIPLGILTAIIGAPFFLYLLAKSKEGWS, encoded by the coding sequence ATAAATAATTCTCTGGTAAAAAAATTATCAGTGACTTCTTTACTAGTAATCCCTTTAATTATCTTATTTTTTATTTCATTTTTAATAGGCAGATATCCCATATCTCCTTCAGAGGTTTTAATGGCCCTGGCTGCGAAAACAACACTGGTGAATTATAATATACCTCCTTCAGTAGAGGTAGTTATTTTTCAAATTCGATTGCCACGAATTATGGCTGCCATGATGGTTGGCGCGGCTTTATCCATAGCCGGGGCCTCATTTCAAGGTATGTTCAAAAATCCTCTGGTTTCTCCAGATAAATTAGGAGTTTCAGCCGGTGCCGGTTTTGGAGCTGCTCTTGCCATTTTATTCGTTGCCGGTCCATTTATGGTACAATTTTCAGCATTTATGGGAGGACTATTGGCAGTGGGCCTGACTTACATGATTAGTCAAACCTTTAAAGGTACTTCCATGCTCACTTTGGTTTTATGCGGGATAGCCATTGCGGCCCTGTTTTCCGCATTTATCTCAATGATTAAATATGTGGCAGATCCTTATGAACAGTTACCCACCATAGTTTTCTGGTTAATGGGTAGTCTATCTGCCGTTACCAACCAGGACATATTAATGGTTACCCCGCCCATGGTAGTAGGCAGTGGGATTCTCTTATTAATACGTTGGAGAATAAATGTGCTTTCCATGGGCGAAGACGAAGCTCAAACCCTGGGAGTTGACACTAAAAAACTTCACATCATTATAATAACCTGTTGTACTATCGTTACTGCTGCAGCAGTCAGTATAAGTGGAATAATAGGATGGATAGGTCTGGTTATTCCACATATTACTCGAATGATTGTAGGGCCAGACCATAAAGTACTTTTACCAGCCAGTATTTTTATGGGAGCTTTTTTTCTCCTATTAATAGATGATGTGGCCCGTACTATCACCACCGTGGAAATTCCCCTGGGCATATTGACAGCCATAATTGGGGCTCCCTTCTTTCTATATCTTCTAGCAAAAAGTAAAGAGGGATGGTCATGA
- the nifN gene encoding nitrogenase iron-molybdenum cofactor biosynthesis protein NifN — protein MNEDKLLPNEDSKCQDLTGCDSGSHTICKGSCAEISIPKSKKHFAVINPSKMCQPMGAVQALLGIEGAMPLIHGSQGCSTYLRFQMCRHFREPVNISSTSMSESTVVYGGEENLLKALETIWREYKPKLIGVTSSCLTETIGDDMGLIIRKFRSEHPDEELPPIIPISTPSYSGSHVDGYDKAVKSLLENMAVQNQANDKINIITGNISPADVREIKEILELMECSSIILTDNSESLDAPHTDSVSFLPPAGTKVNEIIDSANSKATISLCKHANSGAKFLEKRFDVKSISGPLPVGLKNTDKFISAICQIQNCDLPEKLEKDRGRLIDTIIDAHPYNYQRKVAIYGDPDVVSGLAGFTAELGMIPAVVCTGAENTRFLDDMKEVAKENSTKPAVMEGCDLYDLQNYIKDNPVDLLIGNSYGARIANEENIPLFRVGFPIYDRMGAQRTPIIGYSAGIRLVDTLANMILEKYYDASGWEIE, from the coding sequence ATGAATGAAGATAAATTACTCCCTAATGAAGATTCAAAATGCCAAGATTTAACTGGCTGCGATTCAGGTTCACATACAATCTGTAAGGGGTCATGTGCTGAAATTAGCATTCCTAAATCAAAAAAACATTTTGCAGTGATTAATCCCTCAAAAATGTGTCAGCCTATGGGTGCGGTACAGGCTCTTTTGGGAATTGAGGGAGCTATGCCACTAATTCATGGTTCTCAAGGATGCAGTACTTATTTGAGGTTCCAGATGTGCAGACACTTTCGTGAACCAGTAAATATATCATCCACCTCCATGAGTGAAAGTACAGTAGTATATGGCGGAGAAGAAAACTTATTAAAAGCTTTAGAGACAATTTGGAGGGAATACAAACCAAAATTAATTGGTGTAACCTCTAGCTGTCTCACTGAAACCATTGGGGATGATATGGGTCTCATAATCCGAAAATTCAGATCAGAGCATCCTGATGAAGAATTACCACCTATAATTCCCATATCCACACCCAGCTATTCTGGTTCACATGTTGATGGGTATGATAAAGCAGTTAAATCGCTTCTGGAAAATATGGCTGTACAGAATCAAGCTAATGATAAAATAAACATTATAACGGGAAATATTTCCCCAGCAGATGTCCGGGAAATTAAGGAAATTCTGGAACTAATGGAATGTTCTAGTATCATACTCACGGACAATTCAGAATCCCTTGATGCACCCCACACAGATTCTGTTTCATTTTTACCGCCTGCAGGAACTAAAGTAAATGAAATAATTGATTCTGCAAATTCTAAAGCTACTATTTCCTTATGTAAACATGCCAATTCAGGAGCAAAGTTTTTGGAAAAACGTTTTGATGTCAAATCCATATCTGGGCCTCTTCCCGTGGGATTAAAAAACACAGATAAATTCATCTCAGCAATCTGCCAAATTCAAAATTGCGATCTCCCCGAGAAACTGGAAAAGGATAGAGGTCGGCTTATTGATACTATAATCGATGCTCACCCTTACAATTATCAAAGAAAAGTGGCCATATATGGTGACCCGGACGTGGTGAGTGGTTTGGCTGGATTTACTGCAGAGCTGGGCATGATACCGGCAGTGGTCTGTACTGGTGCTGAAAATACTCGCTTTCTGGACGACATGAAAGAAGTGGCCAAAGAAAACTCTACTAAACCTGCAGTAATGGAAGGATGCGACCTTTATGATCTTCAAAATTATATAAAAGACAATCCAGTTGATTTGCTGATTGGAAATTCTTACGGGGCGCGTATAGCTAATGAAGAGAATATTCCTCTTTTTAGAGTAGGATTTCCTATATATGATAGAATGGGTGCTCAGCGAACCCCTATTATTGGTTATTCAGCAGGAATCAGATTAGTGGATACTCTGGCCAACATGATTCTGGAAAAGTACTATGATGCCTCAGGATGGGAAATTGAGTGA
- a CDS encoding chitobiase/beta-hexosaminidase C-terminal domain-containing protein, with protein MRKSLISTILMFLIISLMAGYAFADSGIIINNGVDKPLVNIGDNVTFMVNLTNNGSLNYTNVQIQALLPPGLQYISSSGTYSNATGIWNVGNLKSGVSKQLYITVNVLEALKGQMVDFTSSLFYTDQNATTNNGLVSLTISNNSTSNNTNNTTNNTNATNTSNIILKSMVDKSTVNPGDLINFTVSIKNNGTKDLSALQIQALLPPGLEYVSHGNNITNNNYTDGIWYLGNLRAGNQKYLNITARVSLNLSGQQTNLNFKLMPNVQNATVADFLVNLSISNNTAGILNNNTTSSLVEPKDSAWKSDLLDNGSSYTSLVMDSLGNPHLIYTQLPVLKYIYKTENGWINETIANNTTSRGTGFYPDLALDSSNNPYVVYNDGNTALKYAYKDHSGWHFENIFSGDVSYTNIIMYNNSPCISFFDNGAETVKYAYKNGTSWVVESVARSAGHYNSLILDSTGNPRIAYHDDYYGDLRYAMRIGPNNWKNVIVDNSSHVGSWNSLTLNSQGNPQISYILQDGGLKYAQWNGINWIYEILDNSTVQGTNMVLDLAGNPQIAYLDTINQVLKLAYKDQNSAAWNIQNINITSGAFPWISLAMDSLGVPQIAYSNGNGYLNYGYLNPIAAKINSTPESGSYKSPVSLILTPDKNGTIYYTTDGSDPRNSSSRLEYVGPVNVSTEGNTIVKFAAIGNYSYWKNVWSDVYTKNYTLDTHAPSVASDVPSGNYNTYKYVKITSSDSSTIYYTTDGSDPVTSPTKIKYTSPIKISKQGTNYLKYSAVDSVGNWAAVNTKTYQLAFPMASLTVSNKGTGKISLIYYLTVQLPDNQKQYKKFSTNLYPNKAYVLNLGKYPVGTKFTFAKFIYNKSPYRKTINVYNKLTMTGKTAFTQRIYLTKVYPSKRVYSSILMEISSTGIKAKVLQVPVRK; from the coding sequence ATGAGAAAGTCTTTAATTTCAACAATACTCATGTTTTTAATAATTAGTTTAATGGCGGGGTATGCTTTTGCAGATTCAGGAATAATAATTAATAATGGGGTAGATAAGCCCCTGGTAAATATTGGTGATAATGTGACCTTTATGGTAAATTTAACCAATAATGGTTCTCTAAATTATACAAATGTTCAGATACAAGCTTTATTGCCGCCGGGATTACAATATATCTCTTCCAGCGGTACTTATTCTAATGCAACAGGGATTTGGAATGTGGGAAATTTAAAATCTGGTGTTTCAAAACAGCTTTATATAACCGTAAATGTTTTGGAAGCATTGAAAGGACAAATGGTGGATTTCACATCGTCATTGTTTTATACTGATCAAAATGCCACAACCAATAATGGGCTGGTGAGTCTCACTATAAGTAACAATTCCACTTCAAATAATACCAACAACACCACCAACAATACTAACGCCACTAATACATCCAATATAATTTTAAAAAGCATGGTGGATAAATCAACAGTTAATCCGGGAGATCTGATTAATTTCACGGTTTCTATAAAAAATAATGGAACCAAAGACCTTTCAGCTTTACAAATTCAAGCACTACTGCCCCCAGGTTTAGAATATGTATCCCACGGGAATAATATAACCAATAATAATTATACTGACGGGATATGGTATCTAGGTAATTTAAGAGCAGGTAATCAAAAATATCTTAATATAACTGCCAGGGTATCTCTAAATCTGTCTGGTCAACAAACTAATTTAAATTTTAAATTAATGCCTAATGTACAAAATGCCACAGTCGCTGATTTCCTGGTTAATCTGTCAATTTCAAACAATACTGCGGGTATATTAAACAACAATACTACCAGTTCCTTAGTGGAACCTAAGGATAGTGCATGGAAAAGCGATTTGCTGGATAATGGCAGTTCTTACACTTCTCTGGTAATGGATTCCTTAGGAAACCCTCATCTGATCTACACCCAATTGCCAGTTTTAAAATATATTTATAAAACCGAAAATGGTTGGATTAATGAAACCATAGCAAATAATACTACTAGCCGGGGAACTGGGTTTTATCCAGATTTGGCCCTAGATTCATCTAATAATCCATATGTGGTATATAATGATGGTAATACGGCTCTTAAATACGCTTACAAGGATCATTCCGGTTGGCATTTCGAAAATATCTTTTCAGGAGATGTATCCTATACCAACATCATCATGTATAATAACAGTCCCTGCATAAGTTTCTTTGATAATGGGGCAGAAACAGTAAAATATGCTTACAAAAATGGCACAAGTTGGGTTGTAGAGTCTGTTGCCCGATCGGCGGGTCATTATAACTCTTTGATTCTGGATTCTACTGGAAATCCTAGAATCGCTTACCACGATGATTATTATGGGGATCTAAGATATGCTATGAGAATCGGCCCTAATAATTGGAAAAACGTAATTGTGGACAATTCTTCTCATGTGGGATCCTGGAACTCATTGACTTTGAATTCACAGGGAAATCCTCAGATAAGTTACATCTTACAGGATGGAGGACTTAAATACGCCCAATGGAATGGAATAAACTGGATATATGAAATACTTGATAATTCAACTGTTCAGGGGACTAATATGGTACTGGACTTGGCAGGAAATCCCCAAATAGCTTATTTAGACACAATTAATCAAGTATTGAAATTAGCTTATAAAGATCAAAATAGCGCAGCTTGGAATATACAAAACATAAATATCACTTCTGGTGCTTTTCCATGGATTTCTCTGGCCATGGACTCTCTGGGAGTTCCCCAAATAGCCTATTCTAATGGTAATGGGTACCTGAACTATGGTTATCTTAACCCAATTGCTGCAAAAATTAATTCTACTCCAGAATCCGGTTCTTATAAGTCTCCTGTGAGCTTAATATTAACTCCAGATAAAAATGGAACTATTTACTACACCACAGACGGTTCAGACCCTCGTAATAGTTCCAGCAGACTGGAATATGTGGGTCCAGTTAATGTTAGTACAGAAGGCAATACCATAGTAAAATTCGCGGCCATAGGAAACTATAGTTACTGGAAAAATGTCTGGTCTGATGTTTACACTAAAAACTACACCTTAGACACTCACGCACCATCTGTAGCATCAGACGTCCCCAGTGGTAATTACAACACCTATAAATATGTAAAAATTACATCAAGTGATTCTTCAACCATATATTATACTACTGATGGAAGCGACCCAGTTACCAGCCCAACTAAGATTAAATATACTTCACCTATTAAAATAAGTAAACAAGGAACAAACTATTTAAAATACTCCGCGGTTGATAGTGTAGGAAACTGGGCGGCAGTTAATACTAAAACTTACCAGTTAGCTTTTCCAATGGCTTCCTTAACAGTTTCTAACAAGGGCACGGGAAAGATATCCTTAATTTACTACTTAACAGTTCAACTACCGGACAATCAGAAACAGTACAAGAAATTCAGCACAAATCTGTATCCTAACAAAGCATATGTTTTAAACCTGGGTAAATATCCAGTGGGTACTAAATTCACTTTTGCAAAGTTCATCTACAATAAATCGCCCTACAGAAAGACAATAAACGTGTATAACAAGCTTACCATGACTGGAAAAACTGCTTTTACTCAGAGAATATACTTAACTAAAGTATATCCTTCTAAAAGGGTTTATTCATCAATTTTGATGGAAATATCCAGCACAGGAATAAAAGCCAAGGTTTTACAAGTCCCTGTACGTAAATAA
- a CDS encoding molybdopterin-dependent oxidoreductase, whose translation MKKILTACTKDCPGSCSIIATVDNGKITSLNGNPEHAYTQGFLCPSTSKFLKDRFYNPKRILHPIIKKNGEWERISWGEALQIAADKISETIQEHGVESILYYQGFGARTALRILNRRFFNLLGGASTLYGTVCGGTGQAGQEMDLGERISHDPIDHLNSNLIIIWGRNPAVTDLHIWKIIKKAKKNGAKVVTIDPVKTRTARASDIHYQPKPGNDSYLAMAMAKIILKEGLEDQEFIENHSENFDQYQKILNDYTLEELAVKCDIPLSELEILANIYLNGPSSIITGWGLHRYLKGHLIFRMIDALAAVSGNLGVSGGGVSQGFDEFGFFDDKWAAEELAPHHRKLPMPTIGQAILDAEPPIKLIFLTAGNPVAMCPNSMKVKKAFKSADFVIMVDQFLNDTSQTADLFLPATTFLEDQDLLGAYGHHIVSPLNPVADPQGECKSELWIFQQLANILGFGNDMAGNNQQWLEKLADPILKKGINLENLLEKPQRIPGPPVTPYSDKQFFTESRKFQFINEFEMNECDQYSEKNEFTPDNFSSKENDSKIENIRDSGDYSLRLLSIMPEKWVGSEIPDKEMVKDHLELKVHPQILESLGLKNGDLAILESKSGSLEVKISSDPDTRKDCVSTYRGGWIVHNKCVNILTEDMISEKGNGTPYYETMVRIRKLSDN comes from the coding sequence TTGAAAAAAATTTTAACGGCCTGTACTAAGGACTGTCCGGGATCCTGTAGCATAATTGCCACGGTAGATAATGGTAAAATAACTTCCTTAAATGGAAATCCGGAACATGCCTACACTCAGGGTTTTTTATGCCCCAGCACTTCTAAATTCCTCAAAGACAGGTTTTACAATCCTAAAAGGATACTCCATCCCATTATAAAAAAAAATGGGGAATGGGAAAGAATATCCTGGGGTGAAGCACTTCAAATAGCAGCAGATAAAATATCAGAAACCATCCAGGAGCATGGGGTAGAATCAATACTTTATTATCAAGGATTTGGTGCCAGAACTGCTCTAAGAATTCTTAATAGAAGATTTTTCAATCTTTTAGGAGGGGCATCCACTCTCTATGGTACGGTATGTGGAGGAACTGGTCAAGCCGGCCAGGAGATGGATTTAGGTGAAAGAATATCACATGACCCCATAGATCACTTAAATAGTAATCTTATAATTATATGGGGACGAAACCCGGCAGTTACTGACCTTCATATATGGAAAATCATTAAAAAGGCCAAAAAAAATGGGGCAAAAGTGGTAACTATAGATCCGGTAAAAACCAGAACTGCAAGGGCCAGTGATATTCATTACCAGCCAAAACCGGGCAATGACTCCTATCTGGCCATGGCCATGGCCAAGATTATTTTAAAAGAAGGCCTAGAAGACCAGGAATTTATTGAAAATCACAGTGAGAACTTTGACCAATACCAGAAAATCCTGAATGATTATACTCTGGAAGAACTGGCTGTAAAATGTGATATTCCCTTATCTGAGCTGGAAATTCTGGCTAATATTTATTTAAACGGCCCTAGTAGCATTATAACTGGTTGGGGTTTGCACCGTTATTTAAAAGGCCATTTAATTTTTAGAATGATTGATGCACTGGCCGCGGTTTCTGGAAATCTGGGAGTTTCTGGTGGTGGAGTAAGCCAGGGATTTGATGAATTTGGATTTTTTGATGATAAGTGGGCTGCTGAAGAACTCGCACCACATCATCGAAAACTTCCCATGCCTACCATTGGTCAGGCCATTCTTGATGCCGAGCCCCCCATAAAATTGATATTTTTAACCGCCGGAAATCCCGTGGCCATGTGCCCTAACTCCATGAAGGTTAAAAAGGCTTTTAAAAGTGCAGATTTTGTAATAATGGTGGATCAATTCTTAAATGACACTTCACAAACTGCAGATTTATTTTTACCCGCCACCACTTTCCTGGAGGATCAGGATTTGTTGGGAGCCTATGGTCATCACATTGTATCTCCATTAAATCCGGTGGCAGATCCTCAAGGTGAATGTAAATCTGAATTGTGGATATTTCAGCAACTGGCCAATATATTAGGCTTTGGTAATGACATGGCTGGCAACAACCAGCAATGGCTGGAGAAACTGGCGGATCCTATCCTTAAAAAAGGAATTAATCTTGAAAATCTCCTGGAAAAACCGCAAAGAATTCCTGGCCCTCCAGTTACTCCCTATTCAGATAAGCAGTTTTTCACCGAATCTCGAAAATTCCAGTTTATTAACGAATTTGAAATGAATGAATGCGATCAATATTCTGAAAAAAATGAATTTACCCCGGATAATTTTTCTTCCAAAGAGAATGACAGTAAAATAGAGAATATACGCGATTCGGGTGATTATTCTTTAAGATTGCTTTCCATAATGCCTGAAAAATGGGTGGGTTCTGAAATTCCAGATAAAGAAATGGTAAAGGACCATTTAGAACTTAAGGTTCACCCTCAGATACTGGAAAGCCTTGGTTTGAAAAATGGCGATTTAGCAATTTTAGAGTCAAAATCAGGCTCACTAGAAGTTAAAATTTCATCAGACCCTGATACCCGGAAAGACTGCGTATCTACTTATAGGGGGGGCTGGATTGTTCACAATAAATGTGTTAATATTTTAACAGAAGATATGATCAGTGAAAAAGGTAATGGGACTCCATATTACGAGACTATGGTCAGGATTAGAAAATTAAGTGATAATTAA